The following proteins are encoded in a genomic region of uncultured Methanobrevibacter sp.:
- the tgtA gene encoding tRNA guanosine(15) transglycosylase TgtA produces the protein MFEIKAKDNMGRVGVLKTKHGDVKTPALMPVIHPRKQAIDVAKYGADIVITNAYLIYKDEELKKEAVEKGLHELIHFDGPVMTDSGSFQLSVYGDVEITNKEVIEFQELIGTDIGTSLDIPTAPFVDREKAESDLEITIERAKEAVQFKKENNIEMLLNSVVQGSTYLDLRRQCAKELSALDADLYPIGAVVPLMESYHYKDLVDVVMNSMKELSDTVPRHLMGAGHPMIFALCVAMGCDLFDSAAYILYAEDDRLLSTRGTFKLENLQEMPCSCEVCTKYTPDDLRAMPKKERRDLIAQHNLHVSFAELRLIRQAIYDGNLMELVEERCRAHPALLEAVRQLANYSEDLEKYDPRSKKSAFFYTGPESLGRSEVRRHMQKLREMPKKRDLVILPPSRKPYSKFISGKLGEFYVYGEEHEIDGDNTDFMVLDIPFGLIPLEIDEVYPLSQSDAPKTRDVDSIEFIEDFIDEFGEYYDEVLIHQRIVRDYDIDVSENSLYSGDVRYTKDDVKKVKAIADYQFGMGAGEALFKGNINIEKSKKTGKIRHIYDGKILIVNMRASDSYLILSKEGAKRLHAAMPFPQNRVVVNEDSVPFALDGKSVFSKFVVECDENIRSKDEVLIVDEDDKLLAYGKSLLGACEIEQFETGQAIKTRKGMKK, from the coding sequence ATGTTTGAAATTAAAGCTAAAGATAATATGGGGCGTGTAGGAGTTTTAAAAACAAAACATGGTGATGTTAAAACTCCTGCACTGATGCCGGTTATTCATCCGCGAAAACAGGCAATTGATGTTGCCAAATACGGTGCGGATATTGTAATTACAAATGCATACCTGATTTACAAGGATGAAGAGCTCAAAAAAGAGGCTGTGGAAAAGGGACTTCATGAACTGATACATTTCGACGGTCCTGTAATGACAGATTCAGGATCTTTCCAGCTGTCAGTTTACGGGGATGTTGAAATCACAAACAAGGAAGTCATCGAGTTTCAGGAACTTATCGGGACTGATATCGGAACAAGCCTTGATATTCCGACAGCTCCTTTTGTTGACCGTGAAAAGGCAGAAAGTGATTTGGAAATCACAATAGAAAGGGCAAAGGAAGCTGTTCAGTTTAAAAAAGAAAACAATATTGAAATGCTTTTAAACTCTGTTGTTCAGGGCTCAACATATTTGGATTTAAGGCGTCAGTGTGCAAAAGAATTGTCTGCTTTAGATGCAGATTTATATCCTATCGGCGCAGTCGTTCCTTTAATGGAGTCATATCACTACAAAGACCTGGTCGATGTTGTAATGAACTCAATGAAGGAACTTTCAGATACCGTTCCACGCCATTTGATGGGAGCGGGACATCCTATGATATTTGCACTGTGCGTTGCAATGGGATGTGACCTTTTCGATTCAGCGGCCTACATTCTTTATGCTGAAGATGACCGCTTACTTTCAACCAGAGGAACATTCAAGCTTGAAAACCTTCAGGAAATGCCGTGTTCATGTGAAGTGTGCACCAAATACACTCCAGATGATTTAAGGGCAATGCCTAAAAAAGAAAGACGTGACCTGATAGCTCAGCATAACCTCCATGTATCCTTTGCAGAGCTTAGACTAATCAGACAGGCAATATATGATGGAAACCTGATGGAACTTGTTGAAGAGCGCTGCAGAGCTCACCCTGCACTTCTTGAAGCGGTAAGACAACTCGCAAACTACTCTGAAGATTTGGAAAAATACGACCCTAGAAGCAAAAAGTCAGCATTTTTCTACACAGGTCCGGAATCATTAGGTCGTTCAGAAGTACGCAGACACATGCAGAAACTGCGGGAAATGCCTAAAAAAAGAGATCTGGTAATTCTGCCGCCTTCCAGAAAACCTTACTCCAAATTCATTTCAGGAAAACTGGGTGAATTTTATGTATATGGCGAAGAGCATGAAATAGATGGGGACAACACTGACTTTATGGTCCTGGACATTCCGTTCGGACTCATACCTCTTGAAATCGATGAAGTTTATCCGTTAAGCCAGAGTGATGCTCCAAAAACACGTGATGTAGACAGCATTGAGTTTATTGAGGATTTCATAGATGAATTTGGTGAATACTATGATGAAGTTTTAATCCATCAGAGAATTGTCAGGGACTATGACATTGATGTATCTGAAAACAGCCTCTATTCAGGTGATGTAAGATACACCAAAGATGATGTTAAAAAGGTTAAAGCCATTGCAGACTATCAGTTCGGTATGGGTGCCGGTGAAGCTCTCTTTAAAGGCAACATTAACATAGAAAAGAGTAAAAAGACAGGCAAAATCAGACATATCTATGACGGAAAAATATTAATTGTCAATATGAGGGCATCAGATTCTTATTTAATCCTCTCAAAAGAAGGTGCAAAAAGGCTTCACGCTGCAATGCCTTTCCCTCAAAACAGGGTTGTAGTAAATGAGGATTCAGTGCCATTTGCACTTGATGGTAAAAGCGTATTCTCTAAATTTGTAGTTGAATGTGATGAGAACATTAGATCAAAGGATGAAGTGCTGATTGTTGATGAAGATGATAAACTTTTAGCTTATGGAAAATCCCTTTTGGGAGCATGCGAAATAGAGCAGTTTGAAACAGGTCAGGCTATCAAAACACGTAAAGGAATGAAGAAGTGA
- a CDS encoding class I SAM-dependent methyltransferase produces MSDKDKVNTGHHIEDKELIKNARKPVGELGHQILDRMNKSHESMAQWGVSHFEVAEDSKILDIGCGGGRNIERFAAQISENGRVVGIDYSEVSVEKSTKLNQESIDKGIVNVLQGSVSDMPFYDETFDIVTGFETIYFWPDFINDLKEVNRVLKKDGLVFFCNEAVYREGQMEKYDDLVELLDMKIYSEEVLKESLEKTGFKDFKAYINDENDWICVTARKI; encoded by the coding sequence ATGAGTGATAAAGATAAGGTAAATACAGGTCATCATATTGAAGATAAGGAACTTATTAAAAACGCAAGAAAACCTGTCGGTGAGCTTGGCCATCAGATTCTTGACAGGATGAACAAATCCCATGAAAGCATGGCTCAATGGGGAGTAAGCCATTTTGAAGTAGCTGAAGACAGCAAAATCCTTGATATCGGCTGTGGAGGTGGAAGAAATATCGAAAGATTTGCAGCGCAGATTTCCGAAAACGGAAGAGTAGTCGGAATCGATTATTCTGAAGTAAGCGTTGAAAAATCCACCAAACTTAATCAGGAATCAATTGACAAAGGAATTGTCAATGTTCTGCAGGGTTCTGTTTCAGACATGCCATTTTATGATGAAACCTTTGACATTGTAACCGGATTTGAAACAATATATTTCTGGCCGGATTTCATCAATGACTTAAAAGAAGTTAACAGAGTCCTTAAAAAGGACGGTCTTGTATTTTTCTGCAATGAAGCGGTTTACCGTGAAGGTCAGATGGAAAAATATGATGATCTGGTAGAACTTCTTGATATGAAAATCTATTCTGAAGAAGTATTGAAGGAATCTCTTGAAAAAACTGGTTTTAAGGATTTCAAAGCTTATATCAATGATGAAAACGATTGGATTTGTGTTACTGCACGTAAAATTTAA